One Telluria mixta DNA window includes the following coding sequences:
- a CDS encoding YceI family protein: protein MNTFSTSRLTAVVALVAACGTGVAAPVKYTIDPSHTYPSFEADHKGGLSVWRGKFNKTAGTAVLDREARTGTVDVTIDMESIDFGLDALNTHARSAAIFDTARFPVAVYKGTIVFDGDVPAAIDGALTMHGVTRPVRLSLNSFLCKPDNMTKVEVCGADALGSFDRADFGVTFGTGFKMQTVLRIQVEARRDQ, encoded by the coding sequence ATGAACACATTTTCCACTTCGAGGTTGACGGCAGTCGTCGCACTGGTCGCCGCCTGCGGGACCGGCGTCGCGGCGCCGGTCAAGTACACCATCGATCCAAGCCATACCTACCCGAGTTTCGAGGCGGACCACAAGGGCGGTTTGTCAGTGTGGCGCGGTAAGTTCAACAAGACGGCCGGCACCGCGGTGCTGGACCGCGAAGCGAGGACGGGCACCGTCGACGTCACGATCGACATGGAGTCGATCGACTTCGGCCTCGATGCGCTGAACACGCACGCCAGGAGCGCCGCGATCTTCGACACGGCGCGATTCCCCGTCGCCGTCTACAAGGGGACCATCGTTTTCGATGGCGATGTTCCCGCCGCCATCGACGGCGCGTTGACGATGCATGGCGTGACCAGGCCGGTCAGGCTGTCCCTCAATTCTTTCCTCTGCAAGCCCGACAACATGACCAAGGTCGAAGTGTGCGGTGCCGACGCGCTCGGCAGCTTCGACCGCGCCGATTTCGGCGTCACGTTCGGCACGGGATTCAAGATGCAGACGGTCTTGCGGATCCAGGTGGAGGCCCGCAGGGATCAGTGA
- a CDS encoding cytochrome b — MKAGVEGLPLSPQPKYGAGAMLFHWLLAAMIVLALVLGWYMAGLPFSPARVRLFNWHKWLGMTVLLVAALRLAWRLGHPAPPLPPSMAGWERGLAHLSHGLMYLLFFAVPLIGWARSSAAGFQIVYLGLVPLPDLVGKDKALAALLAQAHMVGAWLLAALVVLHVAAAVKHAVIDRDGVFSRMLPSLFTNRNP; from the coding sequence ATGAAGGCCGGCGTCGAAGGTCTCCCGCTGTCGCCGCAGCCGAAATACGGCGCCGGTGCCATGCTGTTCCACTGGCTGCTGGCAGCGATGATCGTGCTGGCCCTGGTGCTCGGCTGGTACATGGCCGGCCTGCCGTTCTCGCCCGCGCGCGTCAGGCTGTTCAATTGGCATAAGTGGCTGGGCATGACCGTCCTGCTGGTCGCCGCGCTGCGCCTGGCCTGGCGGCTGGGACATCCGGCACCGCCCCTGCCGCCGTCCATGGCGGGGTGGGAGAGGGGGCTTGCCCATCTCAGCCACGGTCTGATGTACCTGCTGTTCTTCGCGGTGCCGCTGATCGGCTGGGCACGCAGCAGCGCGGCCGGATTCCAGATCGTCTACCTCGGCCTCGTGCCCTTGCCTGACCTGGTCGGCAAGGACAAGGCGCTCGCGGCCTTGCTGGCGCAGGCGCACATGGTCGGCGCCTGGCTGCTCGCGGCGCTGGTCGTGCTCCACGTCGCGGCCGCCGTCAAGCACGCCGTCATCGACAGGGACGGAGTCTTTTCCAGGATGCTCCCATCACTCTTCACCAACAGGAACCCATGA
- a CDS encoding TonB-dependent receptor domain-containing protein, which produces MRNDKKTAIMASKRSGNRRPADINLNAVTRGIRSIGFASALVGTGTLLIGSCAHAQSEQQPSAQAISEVVVTGSRVSPGSQSPTPLTAVNADDLLTVKPGSISDAINELPIFAGSRGQNGNPGNGTTNNSGNLQNLRGLGYARTLVLWDGHRLPATTQDQLVDTDMIPQMLLKRVDIVTGGASAVYGSDAVAGVINFVTDTHFTGVKTQVQGGVSTYGDDKTSDIGIAGGKDLFNGKGHVIASYQYRDDPGVPYRTDRPWGTHQWTVQGAGTAANPYRLADNTRIATSSFGGLVRGGPLGGLDFTQNGVLTPFVHGAPTGNANYESGGGGAYYNGSIRGSMRSHQAFARLDYDVSDSVHGYVEGSLTDNRTQNFGAYNALLNGVTLSATNPYLAQNYQNQLAAANAATFNVARVFADAPRINTAGKSDQYFLNGGLNGELANGAKWNIAGTHARARLDTRNDNNWNNQRLAAALDAVVNPATGQVVCRASLTSSAYANCVPLNILGPTAPSQAALGYITQATSFAVTNTLDEIEGTISGAPFSTWAGPVDAALTGQWRKQTYAVATDALPTDKADCSGISFNCTSSTFLYLDPTIAARSKVSQTVKEIAGESDIPLLKNAGFARNLNLNLAARFTDYDTSGRAWTYKAGVDWDVSRELKLRSSYSRDIRAPNLNDLFQPATSNAGSFTDLLTGLSPRVPVTVGGNPDLKPEVGKTFAAGIVIKPAFLPGFNASLDYFNIKVIDAITNIQGTNPSVQATCYASGGTSPYCALQTRPLGFANTSAANAVTSFINTVINIGSMKTRGFDFEANYRTKLLGNPLGLRLLTTYQPSIVYETPGLQTIDVGGVGFSSNALQASARVRGTFFVDYKVGDFSVNASERWRSRLAFTGDPTQIVSSPDAPAIAYTNLNLGWNFSAGAGRKAQLFFNVQNLFNRQPPPIAFLGGNGAVGTFGGFAQGDDPVGRYFTVGLRINL; this is translated from the coding sequence ATGCGGAATGATAAAAAGACCGCCATCATGGCGTCGAAGCGGAGCGGGAACCGGCGACCTGCGGACATCAACCTCAACGCCGTCACGCGCGGGATCAGATCAATCGGTTTTGCCTCCGCATTGGTCGGCACAGGCACGCTCCTCATCGGATCGTGCGCTCATGCGCAGTCCGAACAGCAGCCGTCCGCGCAGGCGATCAGCGAGGTGGTCGTCACCGGCTCGCGGGTAAGCCCGGGCAGCCAGAGCCCGACGCCGCTCACGGCCGTGAATGCCGACGACCTGCTCACCGTGAAACCCGGCAGCATCTCCGACGCGATCAACGAGCTGCCGATTTTCGCCGGATCGCGTGGCCAGAACGGCAATCCCGGCAACGGCACCACGAACAATTCGGGCAATCTGCAGAATCTGCGCGGTCTCGGGTATGCCCGTACGCTGGTCCTGTGGGATGGCCACCGGCTGCCGGCGACGACGCAGGACCAGCTGGTCGACACCGACATGATCCCGCAGATGCTGCTGAAACGCGTGGATATCGTGACGGGCGGTGCGTCGGCGGTCTATGGTTCCGATGCCGTCGCCGGTGTCATCAACTTCGTCACGGATACGCATTTCACGGGCGTCAAAACCCAGGTGCAGGGTGGCGTGTCGACCTATGGCGATGACAAGACTTCCGATATCGGTATCGCGGGCGGCAAGGATCTGTTCAATGGAAAAGGTCACGTCATCGCGAGCTATCAATACCGCGACGATCCGGGTGTCCCGTACCGGACGGACCGTCCGTGGGGCACGCATCAATGGACCGTGCAGGGTGCGGGGACGGCGGCGAATCCTTATCGACTCGCCGACAACACGCGCATCGCGACATCGTCGTTCGGTGGCCTGGTGCGTGGCGGCCCGCTGGGTGGCCTCGACTTCACCCAGAACGGCGTGCTGACTCCCTTCGTGCACGGTGCGCCAACCGGAAACGCCAACTATGAAAGCGGCGGCGGCGGCGCGTATTACAACGGCTCGATCCGTGGGTCGATGCGCTCGCACCAGGCGTTTGCACGGCTCGACTATGATGTCAGCGACAGCGTCCACGGCTATGTCGAAGGCAGCCTGACCGACAATCGCACGCAGAACTTCGGTGCCTACAACGCGCTTCTCAACGGGGTGACGCTCAGCGCGACCAATCCGTATCTCGCGCAGAATTACCAGAACCAACTGGCCGCGGCGAATGCCGCGACCTTCAACGTCGCGCGGGTATTTGCCGACGCGCCGCGCATCAACACCGCCGGCAAGAGCGACCAGTATTTCCTCAACGGCGGCTTGAACGGCGAGCTCGCCAATGGCGCGAAATGGAATATCGCCGGCACCCACGCACGCGCCAGGCTCGACACCCGCAACGACAACAACTGGAACAATCAGCGGCTGGCCGCGGCACTCGACGCGGTCGTCAATCCCGCTACCGGACAGGTCGTCTGCCGGGCCTCGCTCACCAGCAGCGCCTACGCAAATTGCGTGCCGCTGAATATCCTTGGCCCGACCGCGCCGAGCCAGGCGGCCCTTGGCTATATCACGCAGGCCACCTCGTTCGCCGTGACGAACACCCTCGACGAGATCGAAGGCACGATTTCCGGCGCGCCGTTCTCGACCTGGGCCGGACCGGTCGACGCCGCCCTGACGGGCCAGTGGCGCAAGCAAACCTACGCCGTCGCGACCGACGCGCTGCCGACCGATAAAGCCGACTGCAGCGGCATCAGTTTCAACTGCACGTCGTCGACCTTCCTGTATCTGGATCCCACGATCGCCGCACGTTCGAAGGTGTCGCAGACCGTGAAGGAAATCGCCGGCGAATCCGACATCCCCCTCCTCAAGAACGCGGGCTTCGCCAGGAACCTCAATCTCAACCTCGCGGCGCGATTCACCGACTACGACACCAGCGGCCGCGCCTGGACTTACAAGGCAGGCGTCGACTGGGACGTCAGCAGGGAGCTCAAGTTGCGCAGCAGCTATTCGCGCGACATCCGTGCGCCCAACCTCAACGACCTGTTCCAGCCGGCGACGTCGAACGCCGGATCGTTCACGGATCTGCTGACCGGACTCAGTCCCAGGGTGCCTGTCACGGTCGGCGGCAATCCCGACCTGAAGCCCGAGGTGGGCAAGACTTTCGCCGCCGGCATCGTGATCAAACCGGCGTTCCTGCCGGGATTCAACGCGTCGCTGGACTACTTCAACATCAAGGTGATCGACGCGATCACCAACATCCAGGGTACCAACCCTTCGGTGCAGGCAACCTGCTATGCCAGCGGCGGTACGTCGCCCTACTGTGCGCTGCAGACGCGTCCGCTGGGCTTCGCCAACACCAGCGCGGCCAATGCCGTCACCTCGTTCATCAACACGGTCATCAATATCGGCAGCATGAAGACACGGGGTTTCGACTTCGAAGCCAACTACCGGACCAAACTGCTCGGCAATCCGCTCGGCCTGCGTCTGCTGACGACCTATCAGCCGAGCATCGTGTACGAAACACCGGGTCTGCAGACCATCGATGTGGGCGGCGTCGGCTTCAGCTCCAACGCGCTCCAGGCCAGCGCGCGGGTGCGCGGCACCTTCTTCGTCGACTACAAAGTCGGAGATTTCTCGGTCAACGCCAGCGAGCGCTGGCGCAGCAGGCTGGCATTCACCGGCGATCCGACGCAGATCGTCTCGTCGCCCGACGCGCCGGCCATCGCCTACACCAACCTCAACCTCGGCTGGAACTTCAGTGCGGGCGCCGGGCGCAAGGCACAGCTGTTCTTCAACGTGCAGAACCTGTTCAACCGGCAGCCGCCACCCATCGCCTTCCTGGGCGGTAACGGTGCGGTCGGGACCTTCGGCGGCTTCGCGCAGGGCGACGACCCTGTCGGCCGCTACTTCACGGTCGGGCTGCGGATCAACCTGTAA
- a CDS encoding AraC family transcriptional regulator produces MTRNTSTNGTRYLSNIVPLATVPKVRLYVERAEETGNWSVHVGHVVNRGRRQTSPHAHPGYGQVIFVRSGRGVMNLDGSIVSFEGPCVLLLPAECVHGLDYELDVDRWVVTVEAAYLARVNGKLDEFIQLWSEPRMIPLSDRQDAPMALHDQIRKLDKEIAARTVGHEVQTEALLTVLLLMLVRGAGLTPLDDEGAKHNEIQLTERFRDLIDQHYWENLSAHDYASMLAVSLTQLRAACAAAFGQSPTKMIHARLVTEARRGLIFGDTSIEQIALSLGFSNAAYFTRFFCKEVGQTPSQFRAASRDHAQRSS; encoded by the coding sequence ATGACACGCAACACGTCGACAAATGGCACACGCTACCTGAGCAACATCGTGCCGCTGGCGACGGTGCCCAAGGTCCGCCTGTATGTCGAACGTGCCGAGGAGACGGGGAACTGGTCCGTGCACGTCGGCCACGTCGTCAACCGAGGCCGCCGGCAAACGTCGCCGCATGCGCATCCCGGCTATGGCCAGGTGATCTTCGTGCGCAGCGGACGTGGCGTCATGAACCTCGACGGTTCGATCGTATCTTTCGAAGGCCCGTGTGTCCTGCTGCTGCCGGCCGAATGCGTACATGGGCTGGACTATGAGCTCGATGTGGACCGCTGGGTGGTAACGGTCGAAGCAGCCTATCTGGCGCGGGTGAACGGCAAGCTCGACGAATTCATCCAGCTATGGTCCGAGCCCCGGATGATTCCTTTGTCGGATCGGCAGGACGCGCCAATGGCGTTGCATGACCAGATCAGGAAACTGGACAAGGAAATTGCGGCCAGGACGGTTGGCCATGAGGTGCAAACGGAGGCGCTGCTGACGGTGCTGCTGCTGATGCTGGTGCGCGGCGCCGGCTTGACTCCGCTGGACGACGAAGGGGCGAAGCACAACGAGATCCAGTTGACGGAACGCTTTCGCGATTTGATCGACCAGCATTACTGGGAAAACCTGTCGGCGCACGATTACGCCTCGATGTTGGCAGTGTCGTTGACCCAATTGCGCGCGGCTTGCGCCGCCGCGTTCGGACAAAGCCCGACCAAGATGATTCATGCGCGTCTCGTCACGGAAGCGAGGCGCGGTCTGATTTTCGGCGATACGTCGATCGAGCAGATCGCGTTGTCGCTGGGCTTCTCGAACGCCGCCTACTTCACGCGCTTCTTCTGCAAGGAAGTCGGACAGACGCCGAGCCAGTTCCGGGCAGCCTCCCGTGACCACGCCCAACGCAGCAGTTGA
- a CDS encoding DUF3500 domain-containing protein has protein sequence MIKRLPTLLLCVALAVSGCGSGGSSTSGTTTSSDTGSGVTAPSIATQPASLAVDAGAAASFTVSATGGGTLAYQWRKGGTAISGATSATYSIAAAATGDAGSYDVVVSNSAGSVTSAAATLTVNAVNAAPVILTQPVAQSVATGSSVTLTVSASGSGTLAYQWRKGGTAIDGATASSYTIATVAGTDAGTYDVVVSNANGSVTSTAVALDVTTTTTSSTGTAVYNAATAFYNTLSSTQQGTVQVAWSVDAARRWSNLPAAMVSRNGLKWGNLSTAQQTAALALIKAALGDTGSSLQAGMQAADDYLAANGGGSSYGTGNYYIAFVGTPTATGFWMLQITGHHLTWNIALNGSYKSPTPLFLGIEPKGTFTVNGTTYDPMAAQRTAFANLGTALTAYAAAKLSGTYSDLLFGANGSGGIDGTCPRAYSGVTTHGIAYSALSSADQALAQAAIRAYVNTQTTEYANDLLGAYLSADALAQTYVAYAGTGTVTANGNYFRIEGPRLWIEFSVQRGVIFNSDIHYHTIWRDKFGDYGGKCVN, from the coding sequence ATGATCAAACGTCTTCCCACCCTGCTGCTGTGCGTGGCGCTCGCCGTGAGCGGCTGCGGCAGCGGCGGCAGTTCCACTTCCGGCACGACCACCAGCAGCGACACCGGTTCCGGCGTCACGGCGCCGTCGATCGCCACGCAGCCTGCCTCCCTCGCCGTCGACGCCGGCGCCGCCGCCAGCTTCACGGTCAGCGCGACCGGCGGCGGCACGCTCGCCTATCAATGGCGCAAGGGCGGCACCGCCATCAGCGGCGCGACCTCGGCCACCTATTCGATCGCAGCGGCGGCCACCGGCGACGCCGGCAGCTACGATGTCGTCGTCAGCAACAGCGCGGGCAGCGTCACCAGTGCGGCCGCGACGCTGACCGTGAATGCGGTCAACGCCGCCCCCGTCATCCTCACGCAGCCGGTGGCGCAGTCCGTCGCCACCGGATCCAGCGTCACGCTGACCGTCAGCGCGAGCGGCAGCGGCACGCTGGCCTACCAGTGGCGCAAGGGCGGCACCGCGATCGACGGTGCCACCGCGAGCAGCTACACCATCGCCACGGTGGCCGGCACCGACGCCGGCACGTACGACGTCGTCGTCAGCAACGCCAACGGCTCGGTGACCAGTACCGCCGTCGCGCTCGATGTGACCACGACCACGACGTCGTCGACGGGCACCGCCGTCTACAACGCCGCCACGGCGTTCTACAATACCTTGAGCAGCACCCAGCAAGGCACGGTGCAGGTCGCGTGGAGCGTCGACGCGGCACGGCGCTGGTCGAACCTGCCGGCCGCGATGGTGTCGCGCAACGGCCTCAAATGGGGCAACCTGAGCACCGCGCAGCAGACCGCCGCCCTGGCCCTGATCAAGGCCGCGCTGGGCGATACCGGCAGCTCACTGCAGGCCGGCATGCAGGCCGCCGACGACTACCTGGCCGCGAACGGCGGCGGCAGCAGCTACGGCACCGGCAACTACTACATCGCCTTCGTCGGCACGCCGACGGCGACCGGGTTCTGGATGCTGCAGATCACCGGCCACCACCTGACGTGGAACATCGCGCTGAACGGCAGCTACAAGTCGCCCACCCCGCTGTTCCTCGGCATCGAACCAAAGGGCACCTTCACGGTGAATGGCACGACCTACGATCCGATGGCGGCGCAGCGCACGGCGTTCGCCAACCTCGGCACCGCACTCACCGCCTACGCCGCCGCGAAACTGTCCGGCACCTACAGCGACCTGCTGTTCGGCGCCAACGGTTCCGGCGGCATCGACGGCACGTGCCCGCGTGCCTACTCGGGCGTCACCACGCACGGCATCGCCTACTCGGCCCTGTCCTCCGCCGACCAGGCCCTCGCGCAGGCGGCGATCCGCGCCTACGTGAACACGCAGACGACGGAATACGCGAACGACCTGCTCGGCGCCTACCTGAGCGCGGACGCACTGGCGCAGACGTACGTCGCCTACGCCGGCACGGGCACCGTGACCGCCAACGGCAACTACTTCCGCATCGAAGGGCCGCGCCTGTGGATCGAGTTCTCGGTGCAGCGCGGTGTCATCTTCAACAGCGACATCCACTACCACACCATCTGGCGTGACAAGTTCGGGGACTACGGTGGCAAGTGCGTCAATTAA